The Streptomonospora litoralis genome window below encodes:
- a CDS encoding carbohydrate ABC transporter permease, which produces MTPHADTAGASAVAPASRTGPKPAAGSGARRARRDSLTGLWLVLPFTTLFAAFMVWPLLAGLWTSFTDRSLAQDESSFVGLANWAEMLGDSAVWQSLWVTLLFTLITTPPLVVIALVMAQLTHRATAHIGWFLRFSYFAPFLMPVAVVALIWEWMYQPEFGMVNGLLASVGIPGVSWLTDGGTVLPAIAITTVWWTVGFNYLLYLAALQGIPAYVYEAAAIDGAGPWQRFRSITLPLLGRTTTLIVLLQMVASLKLFDQAYLMTNGTGGPNYAARPIIGYIFESGFTGLRIGYASAISYLLFAVIIVVSVLQFKLFSRKEGTV; this is translated from the coding sequence ATGACACCGCACGCCGACACCGCGGGGGCGTCCGCCGTCGCGCCGGCGTCCCGCACCGGCCCGAAACCCGCCGCGGGCAGCGGCGCTCGCCGCGCCCGCCGCGACTCGCTGACCGGCCTCTGGCTGGTCCTGCCCTTCACCACGCTGTTCGCGGCCTTCATGGTCTGGCCGCTGCTGGCCGGGCTGTGGACGAGCTTCACCGATCGCAGCTTGGCCCAGGACGAAAGCTCGTTCGTGGGATTGGCGAACTGGGCGGAGATGCTGGGCGACTCCGCGGTTTGGCAGTCGCTGTGGGTGACGCTGCTGTTCACCCTCATCACCACCCCGCCGCTGGTGGTCATCGCCCTGGTCATGGCCCAGCTCACCCACCGCGCCACCGCACACATCGGCTGGTTCCTGCGCTTCTCCTACTTCGCGCCGTTCCTGATGCCCGTGGCGGTGGTGGCGCTGATCTGGGAGTGGATGTACCAACCCGAATTCGGCATGGTCAACGGGCTGCTGGCCTCGGTGGGCATCCCCGGCGTGTCCTGGCTTACCGACGGCGGCACCGTGCTGCCCGCTATCGCCATCACCACCGTGTGGTGGACCGTCGGGTTCAACTACCTGCTGTACCTGGCGGCGCTGCAAGGCATCCCCGCCTACGTCTACGAGGCCGCCGCCATCGACGGCGCCGGCCCCTGGCAGCGGTTCCGGTCGATCACTCTGCCGCTGCTGGGCCGCACCACCACACTGATCGTGCTGCTGCAGATGGTGGCTTCGCTGAAGCTGTTCGACCAGGCCTACCTGATGACCAACGGCACCGGCGGCCCCAACTACGCCGCCCGGCCCATCATCGGCTACATCTTCGAGAGCGGGTTCACCGGACTGCGGATCGGCTACGCATCGGCGATCTCCTACCTGCTCTTCGCCGTGATCATCGTCGTCTCCGTCCTCCAGTTCAAGCTGTTCTCCCGAAAGGAGGGCACGGTATGA
- a CDS encoding carbohydrate ABC transporter permease, which produces MTSATLNAAERPGTLAAPPSPQPRSRFKVTPGGVAVAVLALFVAVVWLLPLVWAILTSIKPEPETTAVPVRWLPLEPTFEAYRTVIARGDLMQWLGNSVIVSVLVTGLTLITCVMAAYAFSKTEFPGRKWLFALFIAGIMVPPQALIVPLFDEMTVLGLVDTYWGVALPQVVAPVMIFILKRFFDAIPRDYEEAARLDGAGHLRVLWSVVVPMSGPVLAAVGIFTFVQAWNNFLWPFVSITDPALMTVPVGLGSVQSAYGILYAQQMAASVLGALPLIVVFLLFQRQVVRGVTDAGLK; this is translated from the coding sequence ATGACATCCGCGACCCTCAACGCCGCCGAGCGGCCGGGAACGCTCGCCGCGCCGCCCTCCCCGCAGCCCCGCAGCCGGTTCAAGGTCACCCCCGGCGGCGTCGCCGTCGCCGTGCTGGCCCTCTTCGTCGCCGTAGTGTGGCTGCTACCGCTGGTCTGGGCGATCCTGACCTCCATCAAGCCCGAGCCCGAGACCACGGCCGTGCCCGTGCGCTGGCTGCCGCTGGAACCGACCTTCGAGGCCTACCGCACCGTCATCGCGCGCGGCGATCTCATGCAGTGGCTGGGGAACAGCGTCATAGTCTCGGTGCTGGTCACCGGTCTGACCCTGATCACCTGCGTGATGGCGGCCTACGCCTTCTCCAAGACCGAGTTCCCCGGGCGCAAGTGGCTGTTCGCGCTGTTCATCGCCGGAATCATGGTGCCGCCGCAGGCGCTTATCGTTCCGCTGTTCGACGAGATGACCGTGCTCGGGCTGGTCGACACCTACTGGGGAGTCGCCCTGCCGCAGGTCGTCGCCCCCGTCATGATCTTCATCCTGAAGCGGTTCTTCGACGCGATCCCCCGCGACTACGAGGAGGCCGCCCGCCTCGACGGCGCCGGGCACCTGCGGGTGCTGTGGAGCGTCGTCGTGCCGATGTCGGGGCCCGTCCTCGCCGCCGTCGGCATCTTCACCTTCGTCCAGGCCTGGAACAACTTCCTGTGGCCGTTCGTGTCCATCACCGATCCGGCGCTGATGACGGTGCCGGTCGGGCTGGGCAGCGTCCAAAGCGCCTACGGCATCCTCTACGCCCAGCAGATGGCCGCCTCCGTCCTGGGCGCCCTGCCGCTCATCGTCGTCTTCCTGCTCTTCCAGCGCCAGGTGGTCCGCGGCGTGACCGACGCCGGGCTGAAGTGA
- the arfA gene encoding arabinosylfuranosidase ArfA, giving the protein MLHASMTVDPAFRVAPVHRRTFGSFVEHMGRCVYTGIYEPDHPAADADGFRTDVAELVRELGVTTVRYPGGNFVSGYRWEDGTGPKDRRPVRRELAWHSTETNRFGLDEFAAWTRKLGIEPMMAVNLGTRGLQEAIDLLEYTNHPGGTELSDRRVSNGSPQPHGIRMWCLGNEMDGPWQIGHKTAREYGRLAAETARAMRMSDPHLELVACGSSGPEMPTFGAWEAEVLEQTYDHVDYISLHSYYEEHDGDLASFLASGAEMDAFIESVVATADAVRAKLGAKKRIQLSFDEWNVWYRMRFEAREPSTEWPVAPRVIEDRYHVADAVVFGSLLISLLRHSDRVTAASLAQLVNVIAPIMTEPGGPAWRQTTFHPFALTAANAAGTVLRVEPESPVRETARYGAVPVVDAVATHDAEAGEAAVFVVNRATDEPVTLDADLRGLRAEGVSSCLTLHDDDVYAANTLERPDRVVPRENTDVRLEGGRLRAVLPPVSWTVLKLALPRS; this is encoded by the coding sequence ATGCTCCACGCGTCGATGACCGTCGACCCCGCATTCCGCGTCGCGCCCGTCCACCGCCGCACCTTCGGCTCCTTCGTCGAGCACATGGGCCGCTGCGTCTACACCGGCATCTACGAACCCGACCACCCCGCCGCCGACGCCGACGGCTTCCGCACCGATGTCGCCGAACTCGTGCGCGAACTCGGTGTGACCACCGTGCGCTATCCCGGAGGCAACTTCGTCTCCGGCTACCGCTGGGAGGACGGAACCGGGCCCAAGGACCGGCGGCCCGTGCGGCGCGAGCTGGCCTGGCACTCCACCGAGACCAACCGGTTCGGCCTGGACGAGTTCGCCGCCTGGACCCGCAAGCTCGGCATCGAGCCGATGATGGCCGTCAACCTGGGTACCCGCGGCCTGCAAGAGGCGATCGACCTCCTGGAGTACACCAACCATCCGGGCGGCACCGAGCTGTCCGATCGCCGCGTCTCCAACGGCAGCCCGCAGCCGCACGGCATCCGCATGTGGTGCCTGGGCAACGAGATGGACGGGCCCTGGCAGATCGGCCACAAGACCGCCCGCGAGTACGGCCGGCTCGCCGCCGAGACCGCGCGGGCCATGCGGATGAGCGACCCCCACCTGGAGCTGGTCGCCTGCGGCTCCTCGGGTCCGGAGATGCCCACCTTCGGCGCGTGGGAGGCCGAGGTGCTGGAGCAGACCTACGACCACGTCGACTACATCTCCCTGCACTCCTACTACGAGGAGCACGACGGCGACCTGGCGAGCTTCCTCGCCTCCGGGGCCGAGATGGACGCCTTCATCGAGTCCGTCGTCGCCACCGCCGACGCCGTGCGCGCCAAACTGGGTGCGAAGAAGCGCATCCAGCTCTCTTTCGACGAGTGGAACGTGTGGTACCGGATGCGCTTCGAGGCCCGGGAGCCCTCCACCGAGTGGCCGGTGGCACCGCGCGTCATCGAGGACCGGTACCACGTCGCCGACGCGGTGGTCTTCGGCAGCCTGCTCATCTCGCTGCTGCGGCACAGCGACCGGGTGACCGCGGCCAGCCTCGCCCAGCTCGTCAACGTCATCGCGCCGATCATGACCGAGCCCGGCGGCCCCGCCTGGCGCCAGACCACCTTCCACCCCTTCGCGCTCACCGCCGCCAACGCCGCCGGCACCGTGCTGCGCGTCGAACCGGAGAGCCCGGTGCGCGAGACCGCCCGCTACGGCGCGGTGCCCGTCGTCGACGCGGTCGCCACGCACGACGCAGAGGCGGGCGAGGCCGCGGTGTTCGTCGTCAACCGCGCCACCGACGAGCCCGTGACGCTGGACGCGGACCTGCGCGGACTGCGCGCCGAAGGCGTCTCCTCCTGCCTGACGCTGCACGACGACGACGTCTACGCGGCCAACACCCTGGAGCGGCCCGACCGAGTCGTGCCGCGCGAGAACACCGACGTCCGGTTGGAGGGCGGCCGCCTGCGCGCCGTCCTGCCGCCGGTCTCGTGGACGGTTCTCAAGCTCGCCCTCCCGCGCTCCTGA
- the chvE gene encoding multiple monosaccharide ABC transporter substrate-binding protein — protein sequence MKRTPAAVLAAALAAVMALALTACGGVGDAANQGGENGTVGIAMPTKSSDRWVADGRNMVKLFKEAGYGTDLQYAEDVVEDQVAQIENMITRGVDALVIAAIDGEALTDVLQMAADSDIPVIAYDRLINGSEHVDYYATFDNFQVGVLQATYIEKTLNLKEEEGPFTIELFGGSPDDNNAYFFYDGAMSVLQPYIDEGKLQVRSGQTEMDRIATMRWSGAKAQSRMDNLLSSHYSSEQLDAVLSPYDGISIGVLSSLKAVGYGTEERPLPVITGQDAELASVKSIIAGEQTQTVFKDTRKLAEVAVDMTDAVLKGEKPEVNDTESYDNGKKVVPAYLLEPVSVDEDNYQEVLIDSGYYSESELS from the coding sequence ATGAAGCGCACCCCCGCGGCCGTCCTCGCGGCGGCCCTGGCCGCCGTGATGGCGCTGGCGCTCACCGCCTGCGGCGGCGTCGGCGACGCCGCGAACCAGGGCGGTGAGAACGGCACCGTCGGCATCGCGATGCCCACCAAGTCCTCCGACCGCTGGGTCGCCGACGGCCGGAACATGGTCAAACTGTTCAAAGAGGCCGGCTACGGCACCGACCTGCAGTACGCCGAGGACGTGGTCGAGGACCAGGTCGCCCAGATCGAGAACATGATCACCCGCGGCGTGGACGCGCTGGTCATCGCCGCCATCGACGGCGAGGCGCTCACCGACGTGCTGCAGATGGCCGCCGACAGCGACATCCCCGTCATCGCCTACGACCGCCTCATCAACGGCAGCGAGCACGTGGACTACTACGCCACCTTCGACAACTTCCAGGTCGGCGTGCTGCAGGCCACCTACATCGAGAAGACGTTGAACCTGAAGGAGGAGGAAGGCCCCTTCACCATCGAGCTGTTCGGCGGCTCGCCCGACGACAACAACGCCTACTTCTTCTACGACGGCGCGATGTCGGTGCTGCAGCCCTACATCGACGAGGGCAAGCTCCAGGTCCGCAGCGGCCAGACCGAGATGGATCGGATCGCCACCATGCGCTGGAGCGGTGCCAAGGCCCAGTCGCGCATGGACAACCTGCTCAGCTCGCACTACTCCAGCGAGCAGCTCGACGCGGTCCTCTCGCCCTACGACGGCATCAGCATCGGTGTCCTCTCCTCGCTCAAGGCCGTGGGCTACGGCACCGAGGAGCGGCCACTGCCGGTCATCACCGGCCAGGACGCCGAGCTGGCATCGGTCAAGTCGATCATCGCCGGCGAGCAGACCCAGACCGTCTTCAAGGACACCCGCAAGCTCGCCGAGGTCGCGGTGGACATGACCGACGCGGTACTCAAGGGCGAGAAGCCCGAGGTCAACGACACCGAGAGCTACGACAACGGCAAGAAGGTGGTGCCCGCCTACCTGCTGGAGCCCGTCTCCGTCGACGAGGACAACTACCAGGAGGTGCTGATCGACAGCGGCTACTACAGCGAGTCCGAGCTGTCGTGA
- the mmsA gene encoding multiple monosaccharide ABC transporter ATP-binding protein — protein MSHELLRMRGIGKEFPGVVALDNVDLRVEQGEIHALMGENGAGKSTLMKVLSGVYPYGDYTGDILLDGEECTFGGISDSERAGIAIIHQELALVPQLSVAENIYLGNELTRGPGLIDWGRTAAMAREVLHRVGLDEDPTLPVSGLSVGRQQLVEIAKALSKRVRLLILDEPTSALNEAESDNLLRLLLELKEQGITSILISHKLGEVTRVADTVTVLRDGRTIETLSTASGRVEEERIIRGMVGRDLDERYPERSADVGEVRFEVRDWTVDHPTQMGRRVVDGAGLEIRRGEIVGLAGLMGAGRTELAMSVFGRSYGRYVQGSVHKDGAPLRVRDVGEAIASGIAYVPEDRKELGLILEDDIRRNLTLAGLRRVSSRTVIDPAREAVAAEEMHARMQVKSNGVFQTTGELSGGNQQKVVLGKWMFAEPDLLILDEPTRGIDVGAKYEIYLIVQRLAAQGACVLLISSELPELLGMCDRIYAMCEGRITGEVPRDRADQESLMKLMTTTKA, from the coding sequence ATGAGCCACGAGCTGCTGCGCATGCGCGGCATCGGCAAGGAGTTCCCCGGCGTCGTCGCGCTGGACAACGTCGACCTGCGGGTCGAGCAGGGCGAGATCCACGCCCTGATGGGGGAGAACGGCGCCGGCAAGTCGACCCTGATGAAGGTCCTCAGCGGCGTCTACCCGTATGGCGACTACACCGGCGACATCCTCCTCGACGGCGAGGAGTGCACCTTCGGCGGCATCAGCGACAGCGAGCGGGCCGGGATCGCCATCATCCACCAGGAGTTGGCGCTCGTCCCGCAGCTGTCGGTGGCCGAGAACATCTATCTCGGCAACGAGCTGACGCGCGGCCCCGGCCTCATCGACTGGGGCCGCACGGCGGCCATGGCCCGCGAGGTGCTGCACCGCGTCGGTCTGGACGAGGACCCCACGCTGCCCGTCTCCGGCTTGAGCGTCGGCAGGCAGCAGCTCGTCGAGATCGCCAAGGCCCTGTCCAAGCGGGTGCGGCTGCTGATCCTGGACGAGCCCACCTCGGCGCTCAACGAGGCCGAGAGCGACAACCTGCTCCGACTGCTGCTGGAGCTCAAGGAGCAGGGCATCACCTCGATCCTCATCTCGCACAAGCTCGGCGAGGTCACCCGGGTCGCCGACACGGTGACGGTGCTGCGCGACGGCCGCACCATCGAGACGCTCTCGACGGCCTCGGGCCGAGTGGAGGAGGAGCGGATCATCCGCGGGATGGTCGGCCGCGACCTGGACGAGCGCTACCCCGAGCGCTCCGCCGACGTCGGCGAGGTGCGCTTCGAGGTGCGCGACTGGACGGTCGACCATCCCACCCAGATGGGCCGCCGGGTGGTCGACGGTGCCGGGCTGGAGATCCGCCGCGGCGAGATCGTCGGGCTGGCCGGGCTGATGGGAGCCGGGCGCACCGAGTTGGCGATGAGCGTGTTCGGCCGCTCCTACGGCCGCTACGTGCAGGGCTCCGTCCACAAGGACGGGGCGCCGCTGCGCGTGCGGGACGTGGGCGAGGCCATCGCATCCGGCATCGCCTATGTACCCGAGGACCGCAAGGAACTCGGGCTGATCCTGGAGGACGACATCCGGCGCAACCTGACCCTTGCCGGTCTGCGCCGGGTCAGCAGCCGCACGGTCATCGACCCGGCCCGCGAGGCGGTCGCCGCCGAGGAGATGCACGCCCGGATGCAGGTGAAGAGCAACGGGGTCTTCCAGACCACGGGCGAGCTCAGCGGCGGCAACCAGCAGAAGGTCGTGCTGGGCAAGTGGATGTTCGCCGAGCCCGACCTGCTGATCCTGGACGAACCCACCCGCGGCATCGACGTCGGCGCGAAGTACGAGATCTACCTGATCGTGCAGCGGCTGGCGGCCCAGGGCGCCTGCGTCCTGCTGATCTCCTCGGAACTTCCGGAACTGCTGGGGATGTGCGACCGCATCTACGCGATGTGCGAAGGGCGCATCACCGGAGAGGTGCCGCGGGACAGGGCCGACCAGGAATCCCTGATGAAGCTGATGACCACGACGAAGGCGTGA
- the mmsB gene encoding multiple monosaccharide ABC transporter permease has translation MQSTPILRTLGDMVRNNARQYGMVIALAVIVVLFQILTGGLLLQPLNITNIIMQNSYVLILAVGMMLVIITGHIDLSVGSVVAFTGAVSTVLMTSLGLPPLLVVPMALAMGGLIGAWQGFWIAYVRIPAFIVTLAGMLIFRGLTLVVLGGRSIGPLPPSVRMWASGFIPGFTEGPHVLTLALGLAGSAALVWVQWQVRSRSLHYGLPTASAAMTAAKSAATVLVVMLFAYALADYNGIPIVGLLLLALIVGYSFLMKSTTAGRRIYAVGGSEKAARLSGVKTKRTTFWVFVNMGVLSALAGLVFTARLNAATPGAGEMFELDAIAAAFIGGASASGGVGTVIGAIVGALVMGVMNNGMSIIGLGVDWQQTIKGLVLLAAVAFDIYNKQRVGSGRAGGRTGARAPDGRVPAAACRGGRA, from the coding sequence ATGCAATCGACACCCATCCTGCGCACCCTGGGCGACATGGTGCGCAACAACGCGCGGCAGTACGGCATGGTGATCGCGCTGGCGGTCATCGTCGTGCTGTTCCAGATCCTCACCGGCGGCCTGCTGCTGCAGCCGCTCAACATCACCAACATCATCATGCAGAACTCCTACGTGCTGATCCTGGCCGTAGGGATGATGCTGGTCATCATCACCGGGCACATCGACCTGTCGGTGGGCTCGGTGGTGGCGTTCACCGGCGCGGTCTCCACCGTGCTGATGACCAGCCTGGGGCTGCCGCCGCTGCTGGTGGTGCCCATGGCGCTGGCCATGGGCGGACTCATCGGCGCCTGGCAGGGATTCTGGATCGCCTACGTGCGCATCCCGGCGTTCATCGTCACCCTCGCCGGGATGCTGATCTTCCGCGGCCTGACCCTGGTCGTACTGGGCGGGCGCTCGATCGGCCCGCTCCCGCCGTCGGTGCGCATGTGGGCCAGCGGGTTCATCCCCGGATTCACCGAGGGGCCGCACGTGCTGACGCTCGCGCTGGGCTTGGCCGGTTCGGCGGCCCTGGTGTGGGTCCAGTGGCAGGTGCGCTCCCGCAGCCTGCACTACGGCCTGCCGACGGCTTCGGCGGCCATGACCGCGGCCAAGTCGGCGGCGACGGTGCTCGTGGTGATGCTGTTCGCCTACGCGCTGGCCGACTACAACGGCATCCCGATCGTAGGGCTGCTGCTGCTCGCGCTGATCGTGGGCTACTCCTTCCTGATGAAGTCGACCACCGCGGGGCGGCGCATCTACGCCGTGGGCGGCAGTGAGAAGGCCGCCCGGCTCTCCGGGGTCAAGACCAAGCGCACCACGTTCTGGGTCTTCGTCAACATGGGTGTGCTCTCGGCGCTGGCCGGCCTGGTCTTCACCGCGCGGCTCAACGCCGCCACCCCGGGTGCGGGCGAGATGTTCGAGCTGGACGCGATCGCGGCGGCCTTCATCGGCGGCGCGTCGGCGTCGGGCGGTGTGGGCACCGTCATCGGCGCGATCGTGGGCGCACTGGTGATGGGCGTGATGAACAACGGCATGTCCATCATCGGGCTCGGCGTGGACTGGCAGCAGACGATCAAGGGCCTGGTGCTGCTGGCCGCGGTCGCCTTCGACATCTACAACAAGCAGCGGGTCGGCTCGGGACGCGCGGGCGGGCGCACGGGCGCCCGCGCGCCGGACGGTCGGGTCCCCGCCGCCGCGTGCCGAGGAGGCCGAGCGTGA
- the dnaG gene encoding DNA primase, whose product MAGRIRDEDVALVRERTPIADVVGEYLQLRSAGGGSLKGLCPFHDEKSPSFNVTPDRGLYYCFGCGEGGDVIRFIQQIEGLGFVEAVESLAQQSGIRLRYEAGGGYTARNDQGQRQRLIEAHREAQRFYAEQLLAPAAQEGRRFLTERGFGRADAEHFGVGYAPGGWGALTGHLRDKGFSDQEIITAGLAGQGRRGAYDKFRNRLVWPVREVTGEVVGFGARKLDSDDDGPKYLNTPETPIFKKGHLLYGLDLAKREISRERRAVVVEGYTDVMACHLAGVPTAVATCGTSFGEDHLKVLRRMLLGRSNQGGEVVFTFDGDAAGRKAAVRAFAEEHGFASETFVAVQPDGLDPCDLRLHNGDAAVRDLVADRKPLYEFMVRTVIEQYDLDTAEGRMAGLDAAAEIVAGIRNEGVRKLYGVNLDHWLGIMDESFVQRRVAQHVSARRNRPGEAPARRPAPQAPPGAAAEAPYDLRDPSLQRERQALKIAVQYPALAAEFDELDPESFTVPQHRAVHTLISGQGGVAAAGEPQQWAAGLRDAAPDEAQRAFVTRLAVEPIEVYGELDGHYAQEILGTIKIHSINRQVANLKSRLGRLDPSSQAEEYQRVFTDLMAVEQQRRLMRERSGGAA is encoded by the coding sequence GTGGCCGGCAGGATCAGAGACGAAGACGTCGCGCTCGTGCGCGAGCGCACCCCCATCGCCGACGTGGTGGGGGAGTACCTGCAGTTGCGCAGCGCGGGCGGCGGCTCGCTGAAGGGCCTGTGCCCCTTCCACGACGAGAAGTCCCCCTCGTTCAACGTCACTCCCGACCGCGGGCTCTACTACTGCTTCGGCTGCGGCGAGGGCGGCGACGTCATCCGCTTCATCCAGCAGATCGAGGGCCTCGGCTTCGTCGAGGCGGTCGAGTCCCTCGCCCAGCAGTCCGGCATCCGGCTGCGCTACGAGGCCGGAGGCGGCTACACCGCCCGCAACGACCAGGGGCAGCGCCAGCGGCTCATCGAGGCCCACCGCGAAGCCCAGCGCTTCTACGCCGAGCAGTTGCTCGCCCCGGCCGCGCAGGAGGGGCGGCGCTTCCTCACCGAGCGCGGGTTCGGCCGCGCCGACGCCGAGCACTTCGGAGTCGGCTACGCGCCCGGCGGGTGGGGGGCGCTCACCGGCCATCTGCGCGACAAGGGGTTCAGCGACCAGGAGATCATCACCGCCGGACTGGCCGGGCAGGGACGCCGCGGCGCCTACGACAAGTTCCGCAACCGGCTGGTGTGGCCGGTACGCGAGGTCACCGGCGAGGTCGTGGGTTTCGGCGCCCGCAAGCTCGACTCCGACGACGACGGACCCAAGTACCTCAACACCCCCGAGACCCCGATCTTCAAGAAGGGCCACCTGCTCTACGGGCTCGACCTGGCCAAACGCGAGATCTCGCGCGAACGCCGCGCCGTCGTCGTCGAGGGCTACACCGACGTCATGGCCTGCCACCTGGCGGGTGTGCCCACCGCCGTGGCCACCTGCGGCACCTCCTTCGGCGAGGACCACCTCAAGGTACTGCGCCGGATGCTGCTGGGCCGCTCCAACCAGGGCGGCGAGGTCGTGTTCACCTTCGACGGCGACGCCGCCGGGCGCAAAGCGGCCGTGCGCGCCTTCGCCGAGGAGCACGGGTTCGCCTCCGAGACGTTCGTGGCGGTCCAGCCCGACGGCCTCGATCCCTGCGATCTCCGCCTCCACAACGGCGACGCCGCGGTGCGCGACCTGGTCGCCGACCGCAAGCCGCTGTACGAGTTCATGGTCCGCACGGTCATCGAGCAGTACGACCTCGACACCGCCGAGGGCCGCATGGCCGGACTCGACGCCGCCGCCGAGATCGTGGCCGGCATCCGCAACGAGGGGGTGCGCAAGCTCTACGGAGTCAACCTGGACCACTGGCTGGGCATCATGGACGAATCGTTCGTGCAGCGGCGGGTGGCCCAGCACGTCTCGGCCCGCCGCAACCGCCCGGGCGAGGCACCGGCCCGGCGCCCCGCACCCCAGGCGCCGCCGGGTGCGGCGGCCGAGGCGCCCTACGACCTGCGCGACCCGTCGCTGCAGCGTGAGCGCCAGGCACTGAAGATCGCCGTGCAGTACCCGGCGCTGGCCGCCGAGTTCGACGAGCTGGATCCCGAGTCGTTCACCGTGCCTCAGCACCGCGCCGTCCACACGCTGATCAGCGGCCAGGGCGGTGTGGCCGCGGCCGGCGAGCCGCAGCAGTGGGCGGCGGGCCTGCGCGACGCCGCCCCCGACGAGGCCCAGCGCGCGTTCGTCACCCGCCTGGCGGTCGAGCCGATCGAGGTCTACGGAGAACTCGACGGGCATTACGCCCAGGAAATTCTAGGCACAATCAAGATTCATTCCATCAATCGCCAGGTGGCAAACCTGAAATCCCGGCTGGGTCGGCTGGACCCCTCCTCTCAAGCTGAGGAGTACCAGCGCGTCTTCACCGATCTGATGGCTGTTGAGCAGCAGAGACGCCTGATGCGCGAGCGCTCCGGCGGTGCCGCGTAG
- the rpoD gene encoding RNA polymerase sigma factor RpoD → MPPITQVAQLVAGAGSGEMVTVGDVAAALDRLDAPPESLDQVVRGLAQQGVDVVDPAADDPAPAELVRKAPASDLVRIYLREIGRVPLLTAEEEVDLAKSIEAGLFAGEKLRRFGPLADTDDTLDLELIVDEGERAKHRLIESNLRLVVSIAKRYLGRGLLLLDLVQEGNLGLIRAVEKFDYTKGFKFSTYATWWIRQAITRAIADQARTIRIPVHMVETINRLMRVQRQLHQELGREPTPAEISRELGFADARVQEIQRIAQEPVSLHAPIGEEDSDFGDFIEDTDAVVPADAAAFTLLQDQLLALLAGLTEREQRIIQLRFGLRDGHPHTLEEVGHEFGVTRERIRQIEAKTLAKLRHPSLAKTLRDFLS, encoded by the coding sequence ATGCCACCGATCACCCAGGTGGCGCAACTGGTCGCGGGCGCAGGCTCCGGGGAGATGGTGACGGTCGGCGACGTCGCCGCGGCCCTGGACCGCCTCGATGCCCCGCCCGAGTCGTTGGACCAGGTGGTGCGCGGCCTTGCGCAGCAGGGCGTCGACGTCGTCGACCCCGCCGCGGACGATCCCGCGCCCGCCGAACTCGTGCGCAAAGCACCCGCCAGCGACCTGGTGCGCATCTACCTGCGTGAGATCGGCCGCGTTCCGCTGCTCACGGCAGAAGAAGAAGTAGACCTGGCCAAGTCCATCGAAGCCGGCCTTTTCGCGGGGGAGAAGCTCCGCCGCTTCGGCCCCCTCGCGGACACCGACGACACGCTCGACCTCGAACTGATCGTCGACGAAGGCGAGCGCGCGAAGCACCGCCTGATCGAGTCGAACCTGCGTCTGGTGGTCTCCATCGCCAAGCGCTACCTCGGCCGCGGCCTGCTGCTGCTCGATCTGGTCCAAGAGGGCAACCTCGGCCTGATCCGGGCCGTAGAGAAGTTCGACTACACCAAGGGATTCAAATTCTCGACCTATGCCACCTGGTGGATCCGGCAGGCCATCACCCGGGCCATCGCCGACCAGGCGCGCACCATCCGCATCCCGGTGCACATGGTCGAGACCATCAACCGGCTGATGCGCGTGCAGCGCCAGCTGCACCAGGAATTGGGCCGCGAACCCACCCCCGCCGAGATCTCGCGCGAGCTCGGATTCGCCGACGCCCGGGTGCAGGAGATCCAGCGCATCGCCCAGGAGCCCGTCTCGCTGCATGCCCCCATCGGCGAGGAGGACTCCGACTTCGGCGACTTCATCGAGGACACCGACGCCGTCGTCCCTGCCGACGCGGCGGCGTTCACCCTGCTGCAGGACCAGCTGCTGGCCCTGCTCGCCGGCCTGACCGAGCGCGAGCAGCGCATCATCCAGCTGCGCTTCGGTCTGCGCGACGGCCACCCGCACACCCTGGAGGAGGTGGGGCACGAGTTCGGAGTCACCCGCGAGCGCATCCGCCAGATCGAAGCCAAGACCCTGGCCAAACTGCGCCACCCGTCCCTGGCCAAGACTTTGCGCGACTTCCTGTCCTAG